From a region of the Deltaproteobacteria bacterium HGW-Deltaproteobacteria-18 genome:
- a CDS encoding efflux transporter periplasmic adaptor subunit produces MIKKVFFAILLVAVVAGVLAGIKAMQIRAMIAQGESFSMPPAVVSTVDADSALWDTVFSAVGSVTAVQGVTMTAETPGKVVRIDFDSGDRVKAGDVLVQLDISEEAARLRALEATENLARLNLRRIESLVAQRSTAKSEYDAALAEHRQILAQMDALKAVIAKKTIRAPFQGVLGIRHINLGQNLGDSDVIVSLQRLDRVNIEFSLPQQQVAAVLPGATVRVTTDALPGQTLDGRLSVVEPLADSATRTVRMQAELANPAEVLRPGMFVNVEVVLPEKRELVLIPATAVLYAAYSDSVFIVEPAQGNGTEGLALRQQFVTLGERRGDFVAVTRGLSTGQTVVSTGVFKYRNGQSVVVDNTLSPEFNISPTPENS; encoded by the coding sequence ATGATCAAAAAAGTATTTTTCGCCATCTTGCTTGTGGCCGTCGTGGCCGGTGTCCTTGCCGGGATCAAGGCCATGCAGATCAGGGCCATGATCGCGCAGGGGGAGTCATTCTCCATGCCGCCGGCCGTGGTCTCCACCGTGGACGCCGATTCCGCCCTGTGGGATACGGTTTTCAGCGCCGTGGGTTCCGTCACCGCCGTGCAGGGCGTGACCATGACCGCCGAGACTCCGGGCAAGGTCGTACGCATCGACTTCGACTCCGGGGACCGGGTCAAGGCCGGGGATGTGCTTGTGCAGCTCGACATCTCCGAGGAAGCCGCCCGGCTCAGGGCCCTGGAGGCCACGGAGAATCTGGCCCGCCTCAACCTGCGGCGCATCGAATCCCTGGTGGCCCAGCGCTCCACGGCCAAGTCCGAATATGACGCGGCCCTGGCCGAACACCGTCAGATTCTGGCCCAGATGGATGCGCTTAAGGCCGTCATCGCCAAAAAGACCATCCGAGCGCCTTTTCAGGGAGTTCTCGGCATCCGTCATATCAACCTGGGGCAGAATCTCGGGGACTCGGACGTCATAGTTTCCCTGCAGCGCCTGGACCGGGTGAATATCGAATTTTCCCTGCCGCAGCAGCAGGTTGCAGCGGTTCTGCCCGGGGCCACGGTGCGTGTGACCACCGACGCGCTTCCGGGACAAACTCTCGACGGGCGGCTTTCGGTCGTGGAGCCGCTGGCCGACAGCGCCACCCGCACTGTGCGCATGCAAGCCGAACTGGCCAACCCGGCAGAAGTCCTGCGGCCGGGCATGTTCGTCAATGTGGAGGTGGTCCTGCCGGAGAAGCGGGAACTGGTCCTGATTCCAGCCACTGCGGTGCTCTATGCCGCCTACAGCGATTCGGTCTTCATCGTCGAGCCGGCGCAGGGGAACGGCACGGAAGGCCTCGCGCTGCGGCAGCAGTTCGTGACCCTGGGCGAGCGGCGGGGAGATTTCGTGGCCGTGACCCGGGGACTTTCGACGGGTCAGACCGTGGTCAGCACCGGCGTCTTCAAGTACCGCAACGGTCAGTCCGTGGTCGTGGACAATACGCTGTCCCCGGAATTCAACATCTCCCCCACACCGGAAAATTCCTGA
- a CDS encoding multidrug efflux protein: MKFTDIFIHRPVLAIVVSLLIIIAGLQAVFTLTVRQYPRSDNAMVTVSTTYVGASAELIRGFITTPLERAIAAADGIEYIQSESAQNLSTINVRLKLNYDPIKALSEISAKVDQVRGDLPPEAEVPIINVESADSQFASAYLSFTSPDLDQNQITDYLTRVVQPRLSALDGVQRADILGARTFAMRIWLKPDRMAAMNVSPAAVRQALAANNYLSALGQTKGQLIQINLTADTDLRSAEEFRQLAIRSQNGAVVRLGDIADVILGAEDYGAEVRFTGQTAVFIGVWLLPNANSIEVLELVLAEMKEIQKSLPTGMEGRVGYDATEYINNALKEVRTTLVETLAIVVVIIFLFLGSVRSVLIPIVAIPISLVGGVFLMQVFGFTINLLTLLAFVLSVGVLVDDVIVIVENVSRHLSEGKTPLEASLIGARELVRPIIAMNVVLIAVYAPIGLQGGLTGSLFREFAFTLAGTVAMSGVVALTLSPFMASRILVAGIEERGLAGRISRGFNRLKNFYGRLLSGTLRSRPAVYLVWVLIGVLTVPMFMMSSKELAPSEDQGVIFGILDASADASLDQTRQFAAAANDVFMSTPEAEFTFQITFPSSGFGGLVVKPWEQRERTVAQILPEVQAGLAAIPGIRMFPVTPAALPGGGDFPVEFIIASTADPEQILAFAEQIQRKAAQSGMFAFPPLIDVKIDKPQAELVIDRDKVAAMGLSLASVGGDVSAMLGGAYVNRFNIDGRSYKVIPQVQRVDRLNPEQLGNIHVTGPNGELVPLSSMATIKNTTVARSLNRFQQLNAVKISGVAVRPLDEALRFLEDEAVKILPQGYVLDYTGDSRQLRTEGNTFLVSFGLAVVLIFLTLAAQFNSFRDPFIILAGSVPLGMFGALIFTFLKMPDPNVAFWTEGWTTTLNIYSQVGLVTLVGLVAKNGILIVEFANQLQLSGLPKLQAVHEASMTRLRPILMTAGSTIAGFFPLVLISGAGAAARNSIGLVLVGGMTTGTLFTLFVIPSIYVLVARDHSVDRKNDEVSVRLQDGGQAG; this comes from the coding sequence ATGAAATTCACCGACATATTCATACACCGTCCGGTCCTGGCCATTGTCGTCAGCCTGCTCATCATCATCGCCGGGCTGCAGGCGGTCTTCACCCTGACCGTCCGCCAGTACCCCCGCAGCGACAACGCCATGGTCACCGTGAGCACGACCTATGTCGGGGCCAGCGCCGAACTGATCCGCGGGTTCATCACCACCCCCCTGGAGCGGGCCATCGCCGCCGCCGACGGCATCGAATACATCCAGTCCGAGAGCGCTCAGAACCTCTCGACCATCAATGTGCGCCTCAAGCTCAATTACGATCCCATCAAGGCCCTGTCCGAGATCAGCGCCAAGGTCGACCAGGTCCGCGGCGACCTGCCGCCCGAGGCCGAGGTGCCCATCATCAACGTGGAATCGGCCGACAGCCAGTTCGCCTCGGCCTATCTGAGCTTCACCTCGCCCGACCTGGACCAGAACCAGATCACGGACTACCTGACCCGCGTGGTCCAGCCACGCCTCTCGGCCCTGGACGGGGTGCAGCGGGCCGACATCCTGGGCGCGCGCACCTTTGCCATGCGCATCTGGCTCAAGCCCGACCGCATGGCCGCAATGAATGTCAGCCCCGCCGCCGTGCGCCAGGCCTTGGCCGCAAACAACTACCTTTCGGCCCTGGGGCAGACCAAGGGCCAGCTCATCCAGATCAACCTGACCGCCGATACGGACCTGCGCTCCGCCGAGGAGTTCCGGCAACTCGCCATCCGTTCCCAGAACGGCGCGGTGGTCCGGCTTGGAGACATTGCCGATGTTATCCTGGGCGCCGAGGACTACGGGGCCGAGGTGCGCTTCACCGGGCAGACGGCCGTGTTCATCGGCGTCTGGCTCTTGCCCAACGCCAACTCCATCGAGGTACTGGAGCTGGTGCTGGCCGAGATGAAAGAGATCCAGAAGTCCCTGCCGACCGGCATGGAGGGCCGGGTCGGGTACGACGCCACGGAGTACATCAACAACGCATTGAAGGAGGTGCGCACCACGCTGGTCGAGACACTGGCCATCGTCGTGGTCATCATCTTCCTGTTCCTTGGTTCCGTGCGCTCCGTGCTCATCCCCATCGTGGCCATTCCCATCTCCCTGGTCGGGGGAGTGTTTCTGATGCAGGTCTTCGGGTTTACCATCAACCTTTTGACCTTGCTCGCTTTCGTTCTCTCCGTGGGCGTGCTTGTGGATGACGTCATCGTCATCGTCGAGAACGTCTCCAGACACCTGAGCGAGGGCAAGACGCCGCTGGAGGCGTCACTCATCGGCGCCCGCGAGCTGGTGCGGCCCATCATCGCCATGAACGTGGTGCTCATCGCCGTATACGCGCCCATCGGGCTGCAGGGGGGGCTGACGGGGTCGCTCTTCCGGGAGTTCGCCTTCACCCTGGCCGGCACCGTGGCCATGTCCGGGGTGGTGGCCTTGACGCTCTCGCCGTTCATGGCCTCGCGCATCCTTGTCGCGGGCATTGAGGAGCGGGGTCTGGCCGGGCGCATCTCCCGCGGTTTCAATCGGCTCAAGAATTTCTACGGCCGCCTCCTGTCCGGGACGCTCAGATCCCGGCCGGCGGTCTATCTGGTCTGGGTCCTCATCGGCGTGCTGACCGTGCCCATGTTCATGATGTCCTCCAAGGAACTCGCTCCGTCCGAGGACCAGGGCGTCATCTTCGGCATCCTCGATGCCTCGGCCGATGCTTCCCTCGACCAGACGAGACAGTTCGCAGCGGCGGCCAACGATGTCTTCATGAGCACGCCCGAGGCCGAGTTTACATTCCAGATCACCTTTCCATCCAGCGGATTCGGCGGCCTGGTGGTCAAGCCCTGGGAGCAGCGTGAGCGGACCGTGGCGCAGATTCTGCCCGAGGTGCAGGCCGGCCTGGCCGCCATTCCGGGCATCCGGATGTTCCCGGTCACCCCGGCGGCCCTGCCGGGCGGCGGTGATTTCCCCGTGGAGTTCATCATCGCCTCCACGGCCGATCCGGAGCAGATCCTGGCCTTTGCCGAACAGATCCAGCGCAAGGCCGCGCAGAGCGGCATGTTCGCCTTTCCGCCGCTCATCGACGTGAAGATAGACAAGCCCCAGGCCGAACTGGTCATCGACCGCGACAAGGTCGCCGCCATGGGCCTGAGCCTGGCTTCCGTGGGCGGGGACGTGTCGGCCATGCTTGGCGGGGCCTATGTCAACCGCTTCAATATCGATGGGCGCAGCTACAAGGTCATCCCCCAGGTCCAGCGCGTGGACCGCCTGAACCCCGAGCAGCTCGGGAATATCCATGTGACCGGCCCAAATGGCGAACTCGTACCCCTGTCGTCCATGGCGACTATCAAGAACACCACCGTGGCCCGCTCCCTGAACCGCTTCCAGCAGCTCAACGCCGTGAAGATCAGCGGTGTGGCGGTGCGTCCCCTGGACGAGGCCCTGCGCTTTCTTGAGGACGAGGCCGTGAAGATTCTGCCCCAGGGGTACGTTCTCGACTACACGGGCGACTCGCGTCAGCTACGTACCGAGGGCAACACCTTTCTCGTCTCCTTCGGCCTGGCCGTGGTGCTCATCTTTCTGACGCTCGCGGCACAGTTCAACAGCTTCCGCGATCCCTTCATCATCCTGGCCGGGTCCGTGCCCCTGGGCATGTTCGGAGCCCTTATCTTCACCTTCCTGAAGATGCCCGACCCCAATGTCGCCTTCTGGACCGAGGGCTGGACCACAACCCTGAACATCTACTCCCAGGTCGGGCTGGTCACACTGGTCGGGCTGGTGGCCAAGAACGGCATCCTCATCGTCGAGTTCGCCAATCAGCTGCAGCTCTCGGGCCTGCCCAAACTGCAGGCCGTGCACGAGGCGTCCATGACCCGTTTGCGCCCCATCCTCATGACCGCCGGTTCGACCATCGCCGGTTTCTTCCCGCTGGTGCTCATCTCCGGCGCCGGGGCCGCAGCGCGTAACTCCATCGGCCTTGTCCTGGTGGGCGGCATGACCACCGGCACGCTCTTCACGCTTTTTGTCATCCCGTCCATCTATGTGCTGGTGGCCCGCGACCACTCCGTGGACAGGAAAAACGACGAGGTCTCCGTGCGCCTGCAGGACGGGGGACAGGCGGGGTGA
- a CDS encoding aromatic hydrocarbon degradation protein, whose protein sequence is MGSRSGLLRGAVAAVLLVLALSGVAFATNGMQLIGIGPVQRSMGGAGSALPLDSFVITLNPAAMSELPAMIDLGVTHFDPSSDYETTDAFVGDSDKSSGYPSSTIPSLGVVYPLSDRLSLGLAAFGSAGMGVDYGAGLYGSKVYTSFEMMKVVPALSYKISDGFSVGVALNLDRAVMGYEAGGGQEHDHDVSFGYGFQIGAYLRPSQQWSLSLAYISQEWFEDFEFETALGEDKLDLGLPQQVVFGLGYRPTDRLRLALDLKWINWAQTMGENKPRMPKHEATPDYQLFNMNWDDQVVFAIGAEYDLVPERWKIRVGYNYGKAPLNEEQAFENVAFPALVEHHFTAGVGWSPMEKLWLNLGGMYAPEVTMSGSNTGQAITDYETTLSEYAIDFGISYRF, encoded by the coding sequence ATGGGAAGCAGATCTGGGTTGTTGCGGGGCGCGGTTGCGGCGGTCCTGCTGGTTCTGGCCTTGTCCGGGGTCGCCTTTGCCACTAACGGCATGCAGCTGATCGGTATTGGACCCGTACAGCGGTCCATGGGCGGAGCGGGTTCGGCCCTGCCCCTGGATTCTTTCGTCATCACCCTCAATCCGGCGGCCATGAGTGAACTGCCGGCCATGATCGATCTGGGCGTGACTCATTTTGATCCGTCTTCGGATTACGAGACGACGGATGCTTTCGTCGGAGATTCGGACAAGTCGAGCGGCTATCCGTCATCGACCATCCCCTCGCTTGGCGTTGTTTACCCGCTTTCCGATCGGCTGAGCCTGGGCCTTGCAGCCTTTGGGTCGGCCGGGATGGGGGTCGATTACGGAGCGGGGCTGTATGGGTCGAAGGTCTACACCAGTTTCGAGATGATGAAAGTGGTGCCGGCCCTGTCCTACAAGATCAGCGACGGTTTCTCCGTGGGCGTGGCTCTCAATCTCGACCGGGCGGTGATGGGTTACGAGGCGGGAGGTGGTCAGGAGCACGATCATGACGTCAGCTTCGGGTACGGGTTCCAGATCGGGGCGTACCTGCGTCCCTCGCAGCAGTGGTCCCTGTCGCTGGCCTACATCAGCCAGGAATGGTTCGAGGACTTCGAGTTTGAGACGGCCCTGGGCGAGGACAAGCTGGATCTGGGGCTGCCCCAGCAGGTTGTGTTCGGCCTTGGCTACCGCCCCACGGACCGCCTGCGTCTGGCCCTGGATCTGAAATGGATCAACTGGGCCCAGACCATGGGCGAGAACAAGCCGCGCATGCCCAAGCACGAGGCCACGCCGGACTACCAGCTCTTCAACATGAACTGGGATGACCAAGTGGTCTTCGCCATCGGCGCGGAGTACGACCTCGTCCCCGAGCGGTGGAAGATCCGCGTCGGCTACAATTACGGCAAGGCACCCCTGAACGAGGAGCAGGCCTTCGAGAACGTAGCCTTCCCGGCGCTGGTCGAACATCACTTCACGGCCGGCGTGGGCTGGTCGCCCATGGAGAAGCTGTGGCTCAACCTGGGCGGCATGTACGCGCCCGAGGTGACCATGTCCGGCTCGAATACGGGCCAGGCCATCACCGACTACGAGACGACGCTGTCGGAATACGCCATCGACTTCGGCATTTCCTACCGCTTCTAG
- a CDS encoding lipocalin: MKTFVAVLALLLGGCVGMPDTVRPVDNFQLERYLGTWYEIARLDHPFERGLSRVSAEYSLREDGGVQVINRGYSAEKGAWKQARGKGYFVQDPQTGYLKVSFFGPFYGSYVIFELDHEGYRYAVVSGPDTSYLWILAREPFMDESLKADLVDRAAKRGFDTDGLIFVEHP, encoded by the coding sequence ATGAAGACATTCGTTGCGGTTCTCGCGCTGCTGCTTGGAGGATGCGTAGGCATGCCGGACACGGTAAGACCTGTCGACAATTTCCAACTGGAGCGCTATCTTGGCACATGGTATGAAATCGCGCGCCTGGACCACCCCTTCGAGCGGGGCCTCAGCCGGGTGAGCGCCGAATACAGCCTGCGTGAGGATGGCGGGGTTCAAGTCATCAATCGCGGCTATTCCGCCGAAAAGGGGGCGTGGAAGCAGGCCCGGGGAAAGGGCTACTTCGTCCAGGATCCGCAGACCGGCTACCTCAAGGTTTCCTTTTTTGGCCCGTTCTACGGCTCCTACGTCATCTTCGAACTCGACCACGAGGGATACCGCTACGCCGTGGTCAGCGGTCCGGACACCTCGTATCTGTGGATCCTGGCCCGCGAACCTTTCATGGACGAGAGTCTGAAGGCAGACCTCGTGGACCGCGCGGCGAAACGGGGCTTCGACACGGACGGGCTGATCTTCGTCGAACACCCATGA
- a CDS encoding NADH dehydrogenase FAD-containing subunit → MEDNRMSDMQQLQEQLDALRKEFAGVKRSVQEDKLSMVLFSGDLDKALAALIIATGSVAMGMEAVIFLTFWGTPLFRKPDKTVTGKDLMSSMFGWMLPKGAGKATLSKMNMGGMGTTMLKDLMKKKNVASLPEMIDMAGQLGVKVYICEMSMDLMGFKREEMIDYPDLKYAGVATFLAEAKNSKVQLFL, encoded by the coding sequence ATGGAGGATAACCGAATGAGCGATATGCAGCAGCTGCAGGAGCAACTCGATGCTCTGCGCAAGGAATTTGCCGGGGTGAAACGCTCCGTCCAGGAAGACAAGCTTTCGATGGTCCTTTTCAGCGGCGATCTGGACAAGGCTCTGGCAGCCCTCATCATCGCCACGGGCTCGGTTGCCATGGGCATGGAGGCGGTCATTTTCCTGACCTTCTGGGGCACGCCCCTGTTCCGCAAGCCGGACAAGACCGTGACCGGCAAGGATCTGATGAGCTCCATGTTCGGCTGGATGCTCCCCAAGGGCGCTGGCAAGGCCACCCTGTCCAAGATGAACATGGGGGGTATGGGAACGACCATGCTCAAGGATCTGATGAAAAAGAAGAACGTGGCCTCCCTGCCCGAGATGATCGACATGGCCGGCCAGCTGGGCGTGAAGGTCTACATATGCGAAATGTCCATGGATCTCATGGGATTCAAGCGCGAAGAGATGATCGACTACCCGGATCTGAAATACGCCGGAGTGGCCACGTTCCTGGCTGAAGCGAAGAACAGCAAGGTGCAACTGTTTCTGTAA
- a CDS encoding response regulator SirA has product MSDIKVEKKIDLSGLPCPMPVVKISKEIKTVEVGQIIEAKTTDPGALSDFPAWAQSSGNEIVKVEEGADGATFFVKRTA; this is encoded by the coding sequence ATGAGTGATATCAAGGTTGAAAAGAAGATCGACCTGAGCGGGCTGCCCTGCCCCATGCCCGTGGTGAAGATCAGCAAGGAGATCAAGACCGTCGAGGTGGGGCAGATCATCGAAGCCAAGACCACGGATCCCGGTGCCCTGTCGGATTTTCCGGCCTGGGCCCAGTCGAGCGGCAACGAGATCGTCAAGGTCGAGGAAGGCGCGGACGGCGCGACCTTCTTCGTGAAGCGTACGGCCTAG
- a CDS encoding rhodanese — translation MSVHGFTAEELFDLVTHARDFLLLDVRNPAEFARFKIEGPSPIDMINVPYMDFIEHEDESVAKVPKGKPIRAVCAKEGSSKFVTEILEARGYEDLGHLLGGIKAWGNLLTPVLIHGNGYEFYQFRRPGKASCSYGLIFNGEMAVFDPSRNLEFYTKFAADHGARIVKSFETHKQADYISGGPALAREHGIEMLGNEADFGGAAFPFTPVKDGDVFHLTGGGPEIKALHTPGHTPGSTCYLIDGKYLVSGDTVFIESIGRPDLGGQAEAWSRFLFRTLNDVIKKLPPTTQILPAHWMDWSEARPDLAFAASLDGVMKRNLDIFAMDNAADFYGFIKDNMRPQPPEYAIIREINAGLREETPEQQEVLDLGKNECAASARAAAS, via the coding sequence ATGAGCGTTCACGGATTCACCGCTGAGGAACTTTTCGATCTTGTCACCCACGCCCGGGACTTCCTGCTCCTGGACGTCCGTAACCCCGCCGAGTTCGCACGGTTCAAGATCGAGGGGCCCAGTCCCATAGACATGATCAATGTCCCGTACATGGATTTCATCGAACACGAAGACGAATCCGTCGCCAAAGTGCCTAAAGGCAAGCCCATCCGCGCCGTATGCGCCAAGGAAGGCTCGTCCAAATTCGTGACCGAGATTCTCGAAGCCCGGGGATACGAGGACCTTGGCCACCTCCTGGGCGGCATCAAGGCCTGGGGCAACCTGCTGACCCCGGTCCTGATCCACGGCAACGGGTACGAGTTCTACCAGTTCCGCCGCCCCGGCAAGGCCTCCTGCAGCTACGGGCTGATCTTCAATGGGGAGATGGCGGTCTTCGACCCGTCCCGCAACCTCGAGTTCTACACGAAATTCGCGGCGGACCACGGCGCGCGCATCGTCAAGTCCTTCGAGACTCACAAGCAGGCCGACTACATCTCCGGCGGCCCCGCCCTGGCCAGGGAGCACGGGATTGAGATGCTGGGCAACGAGGCTGATTTCGGCGGTGCAGCCTTCCCTTTCACCCCGGTCAAAGACGGCGACGTTTTCCACCTGACCGGCGGGGGACCCGAAATCAAGGCCCTGCACACCCCCGGCCATACGCCCGGGAGCACCTGTTACCTGATAGACGGCAAATACCTCGTCTCCGGCGACACGGTCTTCATCGAGTCCATCGGCCGGCCCGACCTGGGCGGCCAGGCCGAAGCCTGGTCCAGATTCCTGTTCCGCACCTTGAATGACGTCATCAAAAAGCTCCCTCCCACCACGCAGATCCTGCCGGCCCACTGGATGGACTGGAGCGAGGCGAGACCCGACCTGGCCTTTGCCGCCTCCCTGGACGGGGTCATGAAGCGCAACCTCGACATCTTCGCCATGGACAACGCGGCGGACTTCTACGGGTTCATCAAAGACAACATGCGCCCGCAACCGCCCGAATACGCCATCATCCGCGAGATCAACGCGGGCCTGCGCGAGGAGACGCCCGAACAGCAGGAGGTCCTGGACCTGGGCAAGAACGAATGCGCCGCCAGCGCCAGGGCCGCGGCATCGTAG
- a CDS encoding cardiolipin synthase, with protein sequence MHVLNWLGLLLLAALALGAAGHALLRKSDSRSALGWIGVCLTFPLAGPILYILFGVNRVRRSASRMRKEVDALSDNVPPDVPSYPSAAINPTVLHHAFQRLERVGHNILGTELVGGNCVEPLFNGDEAYPVMLRAMEDARHSIYLTTYILDTDSLGLKFVDALARAVHRGVDVRVLIDGVGEKYSWPLASRLLAKKGVPTALFIPPRLFPPDLHFNLRNHRKVLVIDGSLGFTGGMNISQKHVLEAKPPWPVKDLHFIVHGPVANLLQDTFVDDWLFATKERIHPPVLFTEPTGDCLCRTVVDGPNLEDDYLKTLLTGIISAATSSIRIMTPYFLPPSTFLSALKSARYRGVTVEILLPGRNNIPFVHWACSHILAELLRAGISVSLQPAPFDHTKLMLVDGCYVHLGSANLDSRSLRLNFELTLEVLDQHLAIQLTRHFDTIMARSRPVTLQELRGRSLPVRLRDAFFWLFSPYL encoded by the coding sequence ATGCACGTCCTGAACTGGCTCGGCCTGCTGCTCCTGGCCGCCCTGGCGCTGGGCGCGGCCGGTCATGCGCTGCTGCGCAAAAGCGACTCCCGCTCGGCTCTGGGCTGGATCGGCGTATGCCTGACTTTTCCCCTGGCCGGCCCCATCCTGTACATCCTCTTCGGCGTGAACCGGGTCCGGCGCAGCGCCTCGCGCATGCGCAAGGAGGTCGACGCCCTGTCCGACAACGTCCCCCCGGACGTCCCGTCGTACCCGAGCGCGGCCATCAACCCAACGGTTTTGCACCACGCATTCCAGCGCCTGGAGCGCGTCGGGCACAACATTCTGGGTACGGAACTGGTCGGGGGCAACTGCGTGGAGCCTCTGTTCAACGGAGACGAAGCCTATCCGGTCATGCTGCGGGCCATGGAAGACGCCAGGCACAGCATTTATCTGACCACCTACATCCTCGACACCGACAGCCTTGGCCTCAAGTTCGTCGACGCCCTGGCCCGGGCCGTGCATCGCGGGGTGGACGTGCGGGTACTCATCGACGGGGTAGGCGAGAAGTATTCCTGGCCCTTGGCCTCCCGGCTGCTCGCAAAAAAAGGCGTGCCAACCGCCCTCTTCATCCCGCCCCGCCTCTTTCCCCCCGACCTGCACTTCAACCTGCGCAATCACCGCAAGGTCCTGGTCATCGACGGCAGCCTGGGGTTTACCGGCGGAATGAACATAAGCCAGAAGCATGTGCTCGAGGCAAAACCGCCCTGGCCGGTCAAGGATCTGCATTTCATCGTGCACGGGCCGGTGGCCAACCTGTTGCAGGACACCTTTGTCGATGACTGGCTTTTCGCGACCAAGGAACGCATCCATCCGCCCGTCCTCTTCACCGAACCGACCGGCGACTGCCTGTGCCGCACCGTTGTAGACGGACCCAATCTCGAAGACGATTATCTGAAGACACTGCTCACCGGGATCATCTCCGCGGCCACGTCGAGCATCAGGATCATGACCCCGTACTTTCTCCCACCGAGCACGTTCCTGAGCGCCCTGAAGTCGGCCCGGTATCGCGGAGTCACGGTCGAAATCCTGCTGCCGGGCCGCAACAACATCCCCTTCGTGCACTGGGCCTGCAGCCACATCCTCGCAGAGCTGCTGCGCGCCGGAATCAGCGTCTCCTTGCAGCCCGCGCCCTTCGATCACACCAAGCTCATGCTCGTGGACGGCTGTTACGTGCACCTTGGTTCAGCAAACCTGGACAGCCGCAGCCTGCGCCTCAATTTCGAGCTGACCCTGGAGGTCCTGGACCAGCACCTGGCCATCCAGCTGACGCGGCATTTCGACACCATCATGGCCAGGAGCCGTCCGGTGACCCTTCAGGAACTCCGAGGACGCTCACTGCCAGTGCGGTTGCGGGACGCCTTTTTCTGGCTCTTCTCCCCGTATCTTTAG
- a CDS encoding histidine kinase, translating to MNGSCFEEANLLNVCRESIDYQGIVRHINDGVVILREGNIIFTNGAFCEIVGAELKGLLGRPFADFVIPDDRDRVVRHCVDKLYTSDLSDRIEFSISRPGEDAILEMKLTVVDCGGAPAILAAITDITERRKTRIELQRLKDRLESILHALNDVVVSISPTDHSILAINPAAEALYGIPRRAFNAGEMQLMHFVHPEDREAVSKYYRALVDDEFGEMQYRIISSNGRIKWVHDEGHLVYCTTRSIRRLDHVIRDITEQKEALDALTRSEEKYRDFFQSTKDMAYSVTPDGTFIDINEAGIQMLGFSSREEALASNLRNFYENLSERADLLAQINEEGFVTDKHVRFRLKDGRSIEVAITARAKNDESGYLLYYEGIAHNITQAMEDQRNRVLRNAAGGMCHYLNTHLMHIVNAKDGIREEIESLDEAARALPENARETWTAAASSLHAYCEGLDLAYRKITAVTKAFNSAFLTYKEESYLDKAILDIFNSCLGDPLECTAPKLPARKEDAHE from the coding sequence ATGAACGGATCTTGTTTCGAAGAAGCGAATTTGCTGAATGTCTGTCGGGAAAGCATCGACTACCAGGGCATTGTCAGACACATCAACGACGGTGTGGTCATTCTGCGCGAGGGCAACATCATCTTCACCAACGGGGCGTTCTGTGAAATCGTCGGCGCCGAACTGAAAGGACTGTTGGGCAGACCGTTTGCGGATTTCGTCATTCCTGACGACCGGGATCGCGTCGTTCGGCACTGCGTCGATAAGCTCTACACCTCCGATCTCTCGGACCGGATCGAATTTTCCATCTCAAGGCCCGGGGAAGACGCCATCCTGGAGATGAAGCTTACCGTGGTCGATTGCGGAGGCGCGCCGGCCATTCTCGCCGCCATCACGGACATAACCGAGCGCCGCAAAACCCGCATCGAACTGCAGCGTCTGAAGGACCGCCTGGAGAGCATCCTGCACGCCCTGAACGACGTGGTCGTGTCCATCTCCCCCACGGACCATTCAATCCTGGCCATCAACCCCGCGGCAGAGGCCCTCTACGGAATCCCCAGGCGCGCCTTCAACGCCGGTGAAATGCAGCTCATGCATTTCGTCCACCCCGAAGACCGGGAAGCTGTGAGCAAATACTACCGCGCCCTGGTGGACGACGAGTTCGGGGAAATGCAGTACCGCATCATCAGCAGCAACGGGCGTATCAAGTGGGTCCACGATGAAGGACATCTGGTCTACTGCACCACCAGGTCCATCCGCCGCCTCGATCACGTCATCCGTGACATCACCGAGCAAAAGGAGGCGCTGGACGCCCTGACCCGCAGCGAGGAAAAATATCGCGACTTTTTCCAGAGCACCAAGGACATGGCCTACTCCGTGACTCCGGACGGGACCTTCATCGACATCAACGAGGCCGGCATCCAGATGCTGGGCTTTTCCAGCCGCGAAGAGGCCCTGGCCAGCAACCTCAGGAATTTTTACGAAAACCTGTCCGAACGCGCCGATCTGCTGGCCCAGATCAATGAAGAGGGGTTCGTCACGGACAAGCACGTCCGTTTCCGCCTCAAGGACGGAAGATCCATCGAGGTGGCCATCACTGCCCGGGCCAAGAACGATGAATCCGGATACCTGCTCTACTACGAAGGCATCGCGCACAACATCACCCAGGCCATGGAAGACCAGCGCAACCGGGTGCTCAGAAACGCCGCCGGGGGCATGTGCCACTATCTGAACACGCACCTCATGCACATCGTCAACGCCAAGGACGGCATCCGGGAAGAGATCGAAAGCCTGGACGAGGCAGCAAGAGCCCTGCCCGAAAACGCCAGGGAGACATGGACAGCCGCCGCCTCTTCCCTGCACGCCTACTGCGAAGGGCTCGACCTTGCCTATCGCAAGATCACGGCCGTGACCAAGGCCTTCAACTCCGCCTTCCTGACCTACAAGGAGGAATCCTATCTGGACAAGGCCATCCTGGACATCTTCAATTCCTGCCTGGGGGACCCGCTGGAGTGCACCGCGCCAAAACTCCCGGCCAGAAAAGAGGATGCGCATGAATGA